In the genome of Brachypodium distachyon strain Bd21 chromosome 3, Brachypodium_distachyon_v3.0, whole genome shotgun sequence, the window CAGAGAAGACACTGCAAAGTATCTTCTGAATCTCGATGTGAACTCTGCTTATTATGATCCCAAAACTCGCTCCATGCGTGAGGATCCTTTGCCAGATGCAGACCCCAATGATAAATTCTATGTGGTAAGTGATATAGAACATACAAGTTAAATGCTCTACACTGTTAAAATTCACATATGAAATCTTCTGCTGGCTAGGCTATTACCTTCAGTATTCTGATATATTGTTTTGCTCCAGGGTGATAACCAAAATAGGCTTAGTGGACAAGCTCTTGAGTTCAAGCAACTCAATGTCCATGCGTGGGAAGCTTTTGACAAGGGGCAGGATTTCCACATGCAAGCAGCCCCATCTCAAGCTGAACTACTGTATAAGAGTTTCAAGATCAAGAAGGAGAAGTTGAAATCTGAAAGCAAGGACAAAATTATGGAGAAGTATGGGAATGCTGCATCTGAAGAACCAATTCCTCGAGAGCTGCTTCTTGGGCAAAGTGAGAAAGAGATCGAGTATGACCGGACTGGTAGAATAATCAAAGGACAGGTTGGTACATAATACTCATTCATTTGTTCATTAATAATTACATATCTTTGTATATTGCAATGATGGAAGGCTGTGATTATAATCTAATGCAATGAAAGTTGACATCAGTTATATGCTGCCCTTGCGTTCAAAGTTTTTATTTGTTCTGGGACTGTATTACGTTGTGAACAATCTGCTACTTCGATTGCCTCTGAAACCTAGGTTGTCAGTAGACTCACTACAGATGTTACTTGTTATGTTCGTCCTTACAATCCTAACCCTGAGAACGCCATTTAGCTAGCTGGAGCATTTTGCATCAAAATAAGATAAATAGTATGTTACTAATTTGTGATGAACTTAGTAGGTTTCTAGAGCTCTCATGTGGCTACCATATGTTTGGCTAAATTTCCAGTTTAAAGATACTGAGAACTGTGCCCTTTCTGTTGATGCCAGTGGTATTATTTGCACGATTAAGATTGGTTACTATCATTCTAGTTCAACTGTCCATGTTATTTCTTAGTCTTGGTATGGTCTTCAGCTCTAAATGCTTATATTTATTACCTACAGGATGTAGCTCTTCCTAAGAGCAAATATGAAGAGGATGTCTTGATTAATAACCACACAGCTGTGTGGGGTTCATGGTGGAAAGATCATCAATGGGGGTATAAATGCTGCAAGCAGACTATAAAAAATAGTTACTGCACAGGTTTGGCTGGAATCGAGGCTGCTGAAGCATCAGCTGATTTGATGAAGGCAAATATGGCCCGCAAGGAGGCTGCAGAAGGTATGTTGTTGAAAAAGCATCTTGGcttatgtttatgtatgcGTGGACAATGTCGCACTGTACATTGGACAAGGATAGAACCATTGCTGTTGAAAAAGCAACTTCCAAGTTGTCTGAAATACCAGGTCGCACTTTAGGATCATTTATGCACGGACAAGAAAGTAGTTTTCATATAGTCATATTTATGTGAAAAACTTGTCTAGTTAATGATAGTGTGAGGTCTCAAGAGTTCCGACTGTTTAATGCTTTTTATGCTAAGATAATACGAGACCGACAATGAGATACTGATACACagttaatttgttttcatgtAATACTGTTTCAATTGAGATGCCAGTCCATTTTACATTGACCATGTATACATAATATGGTCATTAACTCCTTTGAAATTATTTGATGCAGAGGAACCTGTCcgacaagaagaaaagaaactagCCACTTGGGGAACAGATATTCCTGACGATCTTGTCCTTGACCAGAAGTTACTCGAGCAATCCCTAAAGAAGGTTAGCATCTCCTGTTGAACCTTTGCACGTTTCATCTTTGTCGATTCCTTGTCGCAGGCGCTGAAGCTATGTTCCGTTTTCTGTAGGAGGcctcgaggaagaaggaggagatggacgaaaggaagaggaagtacaatgtGAAGTGGAATGATGAGGTCACCGCGGAAGACATGGAGGCCTACCGTATGACAAGAGTCCGCCACGACGATCCTATGAGAGATTTTCTCAATTAGGTG includes:
- the LOC100821942 gene encoding pre-mRNA-splicing factor SLU7; this encodes MATASVSFKSREDHRKQLELEEARKAGLAPAEVDEDGNEINPHIPQYMSSAPWYLNAEKPSLKHQRKWKSDPNYTKSWYDRGARLYQANKYRKGACENCGAMTHDKKSCMDRPRNVGAKWTNMNIAPDEKVESFELDYDGKRDRWNGYDTSTYTRVIQDYEAREEARKKYLKEQQLKKLEEKDGEQEGEDAGSEEDEEDGLKIDEAKVDESAQMDFAKVEKRVRTTGGGSTGTVRNLRIREDTAKYLLNLDVNSAYYDPKTRSMREDPLPDADPNDKFYVGDNQNRLSGQALEFKQLNVHAWEAFDKGQDFHMQAAPSQAELLYKSFKIKKEKLKSESKDKIMEKYGNAASEEPIPRELLLGQSEKEIEYDRTGRIIKGQDVALPKSKYEEDVLINNHTAVWGSWWKDHQWGYKCCKQTIKNSYCTGLAGIEAAEASADLMKANMARKEAAEEEPVRQEEKKLATWGTDIPDDLVLDQKLLEQSLKKEASRKKEEMDERKRKYNVKWNDEVTAEDMEAYRMTRVRHDDPMRDFLN